The following coding sequences lie in one Apium graveolens cultivar Ventura chromosome 1, ASM990537v1, whole genome shotgun sequence genomic window:
- the LOC141718994 gene encoding uncharacterized protein LOC141718994, with product MANYMPIGVQVLLCFVLLSSHACHARPFGAQLSCKKNQDCSMNKSVIPAGQPLSSTELEEAEKNSMQTLTTKSSKKQEFNVDYDPPHTHPPPPPPDPLVHNHLEAESQVSVAWRVPHKRIGEKQPQFNLDYDPPRTHPPVHN from the exons ATGGCTAATTATATGCCTATAGGTGTCCAAGTCCTCTTATGTTTTGTATTGCTTTCTTCTCATGCATGTCATGCTAGGCCTTTTGGTGCTCAACTTTCTTGCAAG AAAAACCAGGACTGTTCTATGAATAAATCAGTAATACCAGCTGGACAACCTTTGTCATCGACGGAACTCGAAGAGGCTGAAAAAAACAGCATGCAGACATTAACAACAAAAAGCTCCAAGAAACAAGAATTTAACGTAGACTATGATCCACCGCATACTCACCCTCCTCCGCCTCCTCCTGATCCTCTTGTTCACAACCATCTCGAGGCTGAATCTCAAGTTTCCGTGGCATGGCGTGTGCCTCACAAGAGAATTGGGGAGAAACAACCACAGTTTAACCTAGATTATGATCCACCAAGGACTCACCCTCCTGTTCACAACTGA
- the LOC141719437 gene encoding uncharacterized protein LOC141719437 encodes MTTNFAECWNNAIRASRRLPITALVKSIFYKVVEYFDQRRLEIEKQSIGGSDFTKHVTKILNKWKERASGHHVKVFDHDNWVFEVNTMKCGQKEGNQQIVRFMERICTCNKWKTYQIPCSHVLACCANQKIQYTSLVSEWYMLDNARKVYATPFQPLPHEDRWPLLDRFPKVLPDIDNFVNKPGRRKSTRYNNEMDFHSGKNKETLGGTSSSVIKHCHWACYQLQ; translated from the exons ATGACCACTAATTTTGCTGAGTGTTGGAATAATGCTATTAGAGCATCTAGAAGACTACCCATCACTGCATTGGTTAAATCTATATTTTATAAGGTGGTTGAGTATTTTGATCAACGTCGCTTGGAGATAGAAAAACAATCTATTGGTGGTAGTGACTTTACCAAACATGTGACTAAAATTCTTAACAAGTGGAAAGAGCGTGCAAGTGGCCATCATGTGAAGGTATTTGATCATGACAATTGGGTGTTTGAAGTGAATACGATGAAATGTGGGCAGAAGGAAGGAAACCAACAGATTGTTCGCTTCATGGAACGCATATGCACTTGCAATAAATGGAAGACGTATCAAATTCCATGCTCCCATGTTCTAGCTTGTTGTGCTAATCAAAAGATACAATACACAAGTTTAGTAAGTGAATGGTATATGCTAGACAATGCAAGAAAGGTGTATGCAACTCCATTTCAGCCATTACCGCACGAGGATCGATGGCCTCTATTGGATAGATTTCCTAAAGTGCTTCCCGATATTGATAACTTTGTAAATAAACCAGGTCGAAGAAAGTCAACACGATATAATAATGAAATGGATTTCCATTCTGGAAAAAACAAAGAAACTTTGGGTGGTACTTCTTCAAGTGTTATAAAGCATTGTCATTG GGCCTGTTATCAGCTTCAGTAA